In Drosophila yakuba strain Tai18E2 chromosome X, Prin_Dyak_Tai18E2_2.1, whole genome shotgun sequence, a single genomic region encodes these proteins:
- the LOC6524785 gene encoding MAP kinase-activating death domain protein isoform X14 codes for MSDQQKASLCPRLVDYMAIVGAHTTPPMPKGLQGLKAPPVQVPDLLRRYPPSDHADFPLPLDMVYFCQPEGCTSVGPRRTGSAIRDMTSFVFALTDKDSGKTRYGICVNFYRPIERPSSAAVTAGAGNDRPGNGGPGGHGGGSGGGAGGSGRGGRRSSAFRRESWRKSMERSSDSAFSSDYRSNVAPSDSDRELTSRRDSDQQRLHTHHSHHQPPHHPSASPAVPKLGLMAPSADSESGGSHSPSPRASRKRTKLRNQSLTSLCIISHHPFFTTFRECLFILKKLIDACNESSSPKRVGASQKINRDNVWTVLTGHVSDATPSIVLHDVREIETWILRLLSTPVPVPGSTRVEVEVLSPTVHEPLLFALPDHTRFSLVDFPLHLPLELLGVETCLKVWTLIMQENKVLFQSRDYNALSMSVMAFVTMLYPLEYMFPVIPLLPTCLSCAEQLLLAPTPFVIGVPASFLVYKKNFRLPDDIWVVDLDSTKLTPPTGGYEEIPPLPEPEGTILKNHLKQALTSMTATNTAVSSQQLLPSVRDSLQEPPLLGVSQVRLPLQTPPHSAQASQRNSMSAQGTISSRQPSPMNSPALNPFVYGTDVDSVDVATRVAMVRFFNAQNTLANFAEHTRTLRLYPRPVVAFQINSFLRSRPRASQFLNLFARTQAVEFLAEWSLTPTNVAFLRVQTGVMDPMQVGDKPKWFAHALTPIRFSVWDDGSSLNGALRSLKQLECQPTDESGSDSEGADSSSSSYSSLSDFVSEMASSDLSPSLHDVFGSYNRPHVVPQTLSSNLDPALVYHPPSKLQYPEGIADAVASKEEEDEERADSPVSSSSSRSDLSSPSFNRDSEFDFQPKGGQTLGSTAVGGGAAAPNFELATPLAMRLEATIKMASIEQESDTGSTGKTIAASSKLHRHPSDADSRPEKKIPPPLTPPVKQPGVSNILARTGSSGSSSSSPGRQSSQSSLFENFASHAKELVRETTRQSSQEGLLAHVDKFTLHAKKAAGEASKQALEVSKQAAGVSKNTLEDLTYVGKSTLGDLTKTAKEAATKKGIIKIEEHSAGGTGPPPKSPGSQLATHKQVQQSGGQGGGNNFFSAIGTDFNGLASSTSTMFSGMFGKKNQQKQVPVQQKQANVSSGKAKSGINFDPFPGRKGLVERTPLIKHSGPRQTQEELTRQQNQERSHSNAENQTFLKDVTNQVLAGEGVGWLKLNRFKKLMEDESYRTLVLSKLNKTLDKKIAPDDHIDDVCVTKPVWKGMLKCIQAIAGGLDVTFANFGLGGMASVFQLMEVAHTHYWSKEITEGSDMSSSLLSSHAASPMGSRENLRSPSSPNGSHSALGSEWASPQESRKSSTQLAHGGPGGSHSGAPINRRLSSADSQDGQSTTEMFKDMLSQKRSALKNMLTSFDSDTTTSKDSKKSSGNLWSGKSTLSAGFRYTGGHLINTSSSPSPDSPRVYLFEGLLGKDRLNLWNQMQFWEDAFLDAVSQERDMIGMDQGPIEMMERYKSLSESERKRLEHDEDRLLSTMLYNLTAILVMLNVTKDEIRRKIRRLLGKSHIGLVYSQEVHNVVDQINNLNGNDIDLKPLGSRLLHRQSFTVHQGTDVNGPLRFMEVRDDGLVLRSVDGTIVERWWYERLVNMTYSPKTKLLCLWRRNGGQTQLHKYYTRKCKELYNCIKEAMERGGTPTNVPELGGEFPVQDMNTGEGGLLQVCLEGVGLLFSNSKDFEFFVRLDHIRKCFTQKGGIFVLEEYNPKTRNLIQRKYQSSMASEIVLSFHRVTSVQFAYICHLNNERGTVTNKSIAGTMESDTSKPVDTLEAKEPSLASD; via the exons ATGTCGGACCAGCAGAAAGCCTCCCTCTGTCCCCGTCTGGTGGACTACATGGCCATAGTGGGTGCACACACGACGCCTCCGATGCCAAAAGGACTGCAGGGCCTCAAGGCCCCGCCAGTGCAG GTGCCCGACCTGCTGCGTCGCTATCCCCCATCGGACCATGCGGATTTCCCGCTGCCCCTGGACATGGTGTACTTTTGCCAGCCGGAGGGCTGCACCAGCGTTGGACCACGACGCACTGGCTCCGCCATTCGGGACATGACCTCCTTTGTATTCGCGCTGACCGACAAGGATTCGGGCAAGACGCGCTATGGCATTTGCGTGAATTTCTACCGTCCCATCGAGCGACCTAGTTCGGCGGCGGTAACGGCGGGAGCGGGCAACGATCGTCCGGGTAATGGAGGACCTGGTGGCCATGGGGGCGGcagtggaggaggagcaggaggcaGCGGGCGCGGTGGCAGACGGTCCTCGGCCTTTCGACGGGAGTCGTGGCGCAAGAGCATGGAACGCAGCTCGGATTCGGCATTTAGCAG CGACTACAGAAGTAACGTAGCGCCTAGCGATTCGGACCGTGAACTGACCTCGCGTCGGGATTCGGACCAGCAGCGCCTGCACACACACCACTCGCACCACCAGCCGCCGCACCACCCGTCGGCGAGCCCGGCAGTGCCCAAACTTGGCCTGATGGCTCCCTCGGCGGACTCCGAATCCGGCGGCAGTCATTCTCCATCGCCACGCGCCTCGCGTAAGAGGACAAAGCTGCGCAATCAGTCGCTCACCTCGCTGTGCATCATCTCGCACCATCCGTTCTTCACCACCTTTCGCGAGTGTCTCTTCATCCTGAAGAAGCTCATCGATGCCTGCAACGAATCCTCGTCGCCGAAGCGGGTGGGCGCCTCCCAAAAGATCAACCGGGACAATGTGTGGACGGTGCTGACGGGCCATGTCAGCGATGCTACGCCCTCGATTGTCCTGCACGATGTGCGCGAAATCGAAACCTGGATCCTGCGACTTCTCTCCACGCCGGTTCCTGTGCCGGGATCGACCAGAGTCGAG GTTGAGGTGCTGTCGCCGACGGTGCATGAGCCACTGCTATTTGCACTGCCTGACCACACTCGCTTCTCCCTGGTGGACTTCCCGCTCCATCTGCCACTGGAGCTGCTCGGCGTGGAGACCTGCCTGAAGGTATGGACGCTGATTATGCAGGAGAACAAGGTGCTGTTTCAGTCGCGCGACTACAACGCCCTATCCATGTCGGTAATGGCATTCGTCACTATGCTGTATCCGCTGGAGTACATGTTCCCGGTCATCCCGCTGCTGCCCACCTGCCTCAGTTGTGCGGAGCAGCTACTTTTGGCACCCACGCCCTTCGTCATCGGCGTGCCCGCCTCGTTCCTGGTCTACAAAAAGAACTTCCG TCTACCGGATGACATTTGGGTGGTCGATTTGGACTCCACCAAACTGACGCCACCGACTGGTGGCTACGAAGAAATACCACCGCTACCTGAGCCCGAGGGCACCATTCTGAAGAACCACCTCAAGCAG GCACTTACCTCGATGACGGCCACCAATACGGCGGTGTCCTCACAACAGCTATTGCCATCGGTGCGGGATAGCCTTCAGGAACCACCATTGCTAGG GGTTTCCCAAGTGAGACTTCCGCTCCAGACGCCTCCGCACTCGGCGCAGGCCAGTCAACGGAACTCGATGTCCGCCCAAGGAACGATCAGTTCCCGTCAACCGAGTCCAATGAATTCACCAGCCCTCAATCCATTCGTTTACGGAACGGATGTGGATTCCGTGGACGTGGCCACGCGGGTGGCGATGGTGCGATTTTTCAATGCTCAAAATACATTGGCCAATTTCGCTGAGCACACGCGCACCTTGCGTCTATATCCACGTCCAGTGGTGGCATTCCAGATCAATAGTTTCCTACGATCGCGACCAAGAGCCTCGCAGTTCCTGAATCTATTTGCCAGGACTCAGGCTGTGGAGTTCCTGGCCGAATGGTCACTAACGCCCACCAATGTGGCGTTTCTTCGTGTCCAGACTGGCGTTATGGATCCCATGCAGGTGGGCGATAAGCCCAAGTGGTTTGCCCACGCTTTGACGCCCATTCGATTTTCTGTGTGGGATGATGGCAGCTCACTAAATGGAGCCCTTCGATCGCTAAAACAACTTGAGTGCCAGCCGACGGACGAGAGTGGTTCGGATTCCGAGGGAGCGGATAGTAGTAGCTCATCGTACAGCTCACTCAGTGATTTCGTGTCGGAAATGGCCTCCTCTGATCTTTCGCCCAGCCTGCATGATGTCTTTGGGTCTTACAATCGGCCACATGTTGTTCCACAGACTTTATCCTCGAATTTGGACCCGGCCTTGGTGTATCATCCACCAAGCAAGCTGCAGTATCCAGAAGGCATTGCCGATGCGGTGGCCAGCaaagaggaggaggatgaggagcgTGCCGATAGCCCTGTATCCTCATCCTCCAGTCGCTCGGATCTGAGTTCGCCCAGCTTCAATCGCGACTCGGAGTTTGATTTTCAGCCGAAGGGTGGACAAACTTTGGGGTCGACAGCAGTTGGCGGTGGAGCGGCTGCACCCAATTTCGAGTTGGCCACTCCGTTGGCCATGCGACTGGAGGCCACCATTAAGATGGCGAGCATTGAACAGGAATCTGATACGGGATCCACAGGAAAGACCATAGCCGCCAGTTCGAAGCTACACAGACATCCAAGCGACGCCGATTCGCGACCTGAAAAGAAGATACCG CCACCACTAACGCCACCGGTGAAGCAGCCTGGCGTAAGCAATATCTTGGCCCGAACTGGTAGTTCCGGCTCCAGTTCCAGTAGTCCTGGACGCCAGAGTTCCCAGAGCTCCCTATTCGAGAACTTTGCCTCCCATGCCAAGGAGTTGGTGCGCGAAACAACGCGCCAGAGCAGCCAGGAGGGTCTACTGGCCCACGTGGATAAG TTTACGCTGCACGCCAAGAAGGCGGCTGGCGAGGCTTCGAAGCAGGCCCTGGAAGTGTCCAAACAGGCGGCTGGGGTGAGCAAGAATACCCTCGAAGATCTGACATATGTGGGCAAATCGACGCTGGGCGATCTCACCAAAACGGCCAAGGAGGCGGCCACCAAGAAGGGCATCATTAAGATCGAGGAGCATTCGGCGGGCGGAACTGGACCACCGCCAAAGTCACCCGGATCCCAGCTGGCCACCCACAAGCAGGTGCAGCAATCTGGCGGACAGGGTGGTGGCAACAACTTCTTCTCCGCCATTGGCACGGATTTCAATGGGCTAgcctcatccacatccaccatGTTCTCTGGCATGTTTGGCAAAA agaaccaacaaaagcaggTTCCTGTCCAACAAAAGCAAGCTAACGTATCCTCTGGAAAAGCCAAGTCGGGCATTAATTTTGATCCCTTCCCGGGACGCAAGGGACTCGTGGAGCGGACGCCATTGATTAAGCACTCGGGTCCTAGGCAAACACAAGAGGAGCTGACCCGCCAGCAAAACCAGGAGCGTTCGCATAGTAATGCCGAGAACCAGACATTCCTCAAGGATGTGACCAACCAGGTGCTCGCCGGAGAGGGAGTTGGTTGGCTGAAGCTCAATCGGTTTAAGAAGCTCATGGAGGACGAGTCCTATCGCACACTGGTGCTCAGCAAGCTGAATAAGACGCTGGACAAGAAGATTGCCCCAGATGATCATATTGACGATGTG TGCGTGACGAAGCCCGTGTGGAAGGGTATGCTGAAGTGCATCCAGGCCATAGCCGGCGGATTGGACGTGACTTTTGCGAATTTCGGCCTGGGCGGTATGGCTTCTGTGTTCCAGTTGATGGAGGTGGCGCATACGCATTATTGGAGCAAGGAGATCACCGAGGGCAGTGATATGTCCTCCAGCCTGCTCTCCAGTCACGCCGCCAGTCCGATGGGCAGTAGGGAGAACCTGCGATCGCCCAGCTCGCCAAATGGTTCGCACTCGGCATTGGGCAGTGAGTGGGCATCGCCTCAGGAATCACGAAAGAGTTCCACTCAATTGGCACACGGTGGACCAGGTGGTTCGCATTCGGGTGCACCGATTAACCGGCGATTGTCGTCGGCGGACAGCCAGGATGGTCAGTCCACCACGGAAATGTTCAAGGACATGCTGTCGCAGAAGAGAAGTGCCTTGAAGAACATGCTTACCTCCTTTGATTCAGAT ACAACCACGTCAAAGGATTCGAAAAAGAGTTCTGGCAATCTTTGGTCTGGCAAGTCAACGCTAAGTGCCGGATTTCGTTACACTGGAGGACACCTGATCAACACTTCATCTTCTCCCTCGCCAGACAGTCCGCGGGTGTATCTCTTCGAGGGACTGCTGGGCAAGGATCGCCTCAATCTTTGGAACCAAATGCAATTCTGGGAGGATGCCTTCCTCGATGCTGTCAGTCAGGAGCGTGATATGATCGGCATGGATCAG GGTCCTATTGAAATGATGGAACGCTACAAATCATTGAGTGAATCGGAGCGCAAACGTCTGGAACACGACGAGGATCGTTTGCTATCCACAATGCTCTACAACCTGACGGCCATCCTGGTGATGCTGAATGTTACCAAGGACGAGATCCGACGTAAGATTCGACGTCTTCTTGGAAAGAGTCATATTGGCTTAGTGTACTCCCAAGAGGTGCACAATGTGGTCGATCAGATAAATAATCTG AACGGCAATGACATTGATCTCAAGCCCCTGGGCTCGCGATTGCTGCATCGCCAGAGCTTCACCGTTCACCAGGGTACGGATGTAAATGGACCACTACGATTCATGGAGGTGCGGGATGATGGTCTGGTACTGCGGTCAGTGGATGGCACCATTGTGGAGCGCTGGTGGTACGAGCGGCTGGTCAACATGACCTATTCACCCAAGACCAAGCTGCTCTGCCTGTGGCGCCGCAATGGCGGTCAAACGCAATTGCACAAATACTACACACGAAAG TGCAAGGAGCTGTACAATTGCATCAAGGAGGCCATGGAACGAGGTGGTACACCCACCAATGTGCCCGAGCTGGGCGGCGAGTTTCCCGTTCAGGATATGAACACGGGCGAGGGCGGCCTGCTGCAGGTGTGCCTCGAGGGTGTCGGTTTGTTGTTCTCCAACAGCAAG